A portion of the Malania oleifera isolate guangnan ecotype guangnan chromosome 3, ASM2987363v1, whole genome shotgun sequence genome contains these proteins:
- the LOC131152073 gene encoding protein ALTERED XYLOGLUCAN 9: MFGAVQFGVMAACVVLFVPMGMAGWHLSRNKMLFFSGALFITLAVGVHLTPYFPSMSDLVSSVSSVSVLENRDSCISFLHEIVYDVKPVSVIEPLNNYSNESSSNFDKSWGWVKSAQVIACEFQKLGQSDASDLLNGSWIVVGGDSQARLVVLALLNLVLDSEKMESVRSDLFKRHSDYQIVIDEIGMRLDFIWAPYATNLTDLMMEYNQAKSYPDVLVMGSGLWHMLHVTNASDYGGSLQLLGSLVSSAASQLPISSKVGTDGPVTGSVSIRLPHLFWLGMPMLINSMLNTQEKMEKMSMAMQDAYDRELYRSKLLHGFGGSLLLLDIHSLSKRCGIRCTEDGMHYDGVVYEAAVHIMLNALLIESHQIL, encoded by the coding sequence ATGTTCGGTGCCGTGCAGTTCGGTGTCATGGCGGCGTGCGTTGTTCTCTTCGTCCCGATGGGCATGGCAGGCTGGCATCTCAGCCGCAACAAGATGCTCTTCTTCAGTGGGGCCCTCTTCATCACTCTCGCCGTTGGAGTCCATCTCACCCCTTATTTCCCATCAATGTCTGATTTGGTATCGTCTGTTTCCTCGGTCTCTGTACTGGAGAATCGTGATTCTTGCATATCTTTCCTTCACGAGATTGTTTATGATGTGAAACCAGTTAGCGTTATTGAGCCTTTGAATAATTATAGCAACGAGAGTTCTTCTAATTTTGATAAATCATGGGGATGGGTAAAGTCTGCACAGGTAATTGCCTGTGAATTTCAGAAATTAGGTCAGTCTGACGCCTCAGATTTGCTTAATGGATCATGGATTGTTGTTGGTGGGGATTCACAAGCACGATTAGTTGTGCTTGCACTTTTGAATTTGGTTTTGGACTCCGAAAAGATGGAATCTGTTCGGAGTGATTTGTTTAAGCGGCACAGTGATTATCAGATTGTGATTGATGAAATTGGGATGAGATTGGATTTTATTTGGGCCCCGTATGCAACAAATCTAACAGATTTGATGATGGAATACAATCAAGCTAAGAGTTATCCAGATGTTCTGGTAATGGGTTCAGGGTTATGGCATATGCTTCATGTCACGAATGCATCTGATTATGGTGGTTCTTTACAATTACTGGGGAGTTTGGTGTCATCAGCTGCATCTCAGCTTCCAATTTCATCAAAAGTTGGTACAGATGGGCCTGTGACGGGGTCTGTTTCAATTCGATTGCCTCACTTGTTTTGGCTTGGCATGCCAATGTTGATAAATTCGATGTTGAATACACAGGAGAAGATGGAGAAGATGAGTATGGCAATGCAGGATGCTTACGATAGAGAACTTTATAGAAGTAAACTTCTGCATGGTTTTGGTGGGTCGCTTTTATTGTTGGACATTCATTCCTTGAGTAAGAGATGCGGAATTCGGTGCACAGAAGATGGGATGCATTATGATGGAGTTGTTTATGAAGCTGCTGTCCATATCATGCTAAATGCATTGCTTATTGAATCTCATCAGATTCTTTGA